A window of Sutcliffiella cohnii contains these coding sequences:
- a CDS encoding DUF5634 family protein has product MEYLSRNEILNELQTSLPEYIEKFDLDSIGIFEEHGEGDRYYLGYTVSKDEKTYHIHLPYTKSEEGSLTPLGNEWTVETDEPNNEDRRGFDSLESVFEQI; this is encoded by the coding sequence ATGGAATACTTATCTCGTAATGAAATATTAAATGAATTACAAACCTCTCTTCCAGAGTATATTGAGAAATTCGATTTAGATTCAATTGGAATTTTTGAGGAGCATGGAGAAGGGGATCGATACTATTTAGGCTATACAGTATCAAAAGATGAAAAGACATATCATATTCATCTTCCTTATACGAAAAGTGAGGAAGGTAGTTTAACCCCTTTAGGAAACGAATGGACTGTCGAGACAGACGAACCGAATAATGAAGATCGACGCGGCTTCGACAGTTTAGAAAGTGTTTTTGAACAAATATAG
- a CDS encoding ABC transporter permease, whose translation MRVRALVIRILRQIIRDKRTIALLLFAPILVLTMLHLVFNGEEYIPKIGLVNVPPAMNSQLDFENATIKAYKTLDAAEEDLLNREIDSYIHFINNQPSVVLEGSDPTINGVTMKQIEKALKKLQPTDNDIASLEVEFVHGSAHMGQFDYFGPVLLGFFVFFFVFLIAGVSFLRERTTGTLGRLMASPLKKWEIVAGYIIGFGIFTMIQSAIIAAYAIYVLGMLMEGAFIHLLLIILVLALTALSLGILLSSFANNELQMIQFIPIIVVPQIFFSGLFNLETISSWLKWIAPFTPLYYAAEALRDVMVRGYSINEIYLELLALCGFSVMFMLLNIVALRKYRKI comes from the coding sequence ATGAGGGTGAGAGCGTTAGTGATACGAATATTACGGCAAATTATTCGCGATAAACGAACAATTGCGTTACTTCTATTTGCACCGATTTTAGTATTAACGATGCTACATTTAGTATTTAACGGGGAAGAGTACATTCCTAAAATTGGACTAGTAAATGTACCCCCTGCTATGAACTCACAATTAGATTTCGAAAATGCAACGATTAAAGCGTACAAAACATTAGATGCTGCGGAAGAAGATTTACTTAATAGAGAAATAGATAGCTATATTCATTTTATAAATAATCAACCTTCAGTAGTGTTAGAGGGTAGCGACCCAACTATTAATGGAGTTACAATGAAACAAATAGAAAAAGCCTTGAAAAAATTACAACCAACCGACAACGACATTGCTAGTTTAGAGGTTGAATTTGTACACGGTTCGGCACATATGGGACAATTTGATTATTTTGGGCCGGTCTTGTTAGGTTTCTTCGTGTTTTTCTTTGTGTTTTTAATAGCAGGTGTTTCTTTTTTAAGAGAAAGAACGACAGGTACGTTAGGGAGGTTAATGGCTAGTCCGTTAAAAAAATGGGAAATTGTAGCTGGTTATATTATCGGATTCGGTATTTTTACGATGATCCAGTCGGCCATCATAGCAGCCTATGCGATTTATGTGTTAGGAATGTTAATGGAAGGAGCTTTCATTCATTTACTTCTTATTATTTTAGTGCTCGCTTTAACGGCTCTATCGCTCGGAATATTATTATCTTCTTTTGCTAATAACGAGCTACAAATGATTCAATTTATTCCAATCATCGTTGTTCCGCAAATTTTCTTCTCGGGCCTATTTAACTTAGAGACCATTTCGAGCTGGTTAAAATGGATTGCACCTTTTACACCTTTATATTATGCTGCCGAAGCGTTACGAGACGTGATGGTTAGAGGATATAGCATTAATGAAATATATTTAGAACTACTCGCACTTTGTGGTTTTTCCGTTATGTTCATGCTTTTAAATATTGTTGCATTAAGGAAATATCGAAAAATATAA
- a CDS encoding M42 family metallopeptidase, with translation MENILKELSSIHGPCGFEEDVAKYIANRLKGKVDSVQVDGVGNLIVRKKGTESGPTIVVVAHMDEVGFIVKKVEENGLIRFEKLGGHDDRILLSQRVQINTYKGLRSGVIGTISAHMMKYDDPKKVRAHQKLYIDVGASTKQEVAELGIRVGDSITWYPHFDYLTENRIVGKAFDDRAGCTVLIQALEELEKSDFAGEIVGAFTVQEEVGLRGARVIGHQVNADVAIALDTTAVSDTPEEMMDNTLALGAGTGIKAIDFSLIANKKVKNHLQEIAEKQNITYQIEVFPGIGTDAGELSLAHQGIPTGVLSIPSRYAHSSTEVIDTRDLLATKDLLVAFIKEMKATEHYKFTI, from the coding sequence TTGGAAAATATTTTAAAAGAACTTTCTTCTATCCATGGTCCTTGCGGCTTTGAGGAAGATGTAGCAAAGTACATTGCGAACCGTTTAAAAGGTAAAGTAGATTCGGTACAGGTTGATGGGGTAGGAAATTTAATTGTCCGTAAAAAAGGAACTGAATCTGGACCAACAATCGTAGTAGTGGCTCATATGGATGAAGTAGGCTTTATCGTCAAAAAGGTTGAGGAAAATGGTCTTATCCGCTTTGAAAAATTAGGGGGGCATGATGATCGTATTCTACTATCACAACGAGTTCAAATTAATACATATAAAGGATTAAGGTCAGGTGTTATTGGAACGATATCTGCACATATGATGAAATACGATGATCCGAAAAAAGTACGAGCACATCAAAAGCTGTATATTGATGTTGGTGCTAGTACGAAACAAGAAGTAGCAGAATTAGGGATAAGAGTAGGGGACTCGATTACTTGGTACCCTCACTTTGACTACTTAACAGAAAATCGAATAGTTGGAAAAGCGTTTGATGATCGTGCAGGTTGTACCGTGTTAATTCAAGCGCTAGAAGAATTAGAAAAGAGCGATTTTGCAGGTGAAATTGTAGGAGCATTTACGGTTCAAGAGGAAGTCGGTTTAAGAGGTGCCAGAGTAATAGGCCATCAAGTAAATGCCGATGTAGCCATTGCGCTAGATACGACTGCAGTTAGTGACACGCCTGAGGAAATGATGGACAATACGTTAGCGTTAGGTGCTGGAACAGGTATTAAAGCGATTGACTTTAGCCTAATAGCAAATAAAAAAGTGAAAAATCATTTACAAGAAATTGCCGAGAAACAAAACATCACGTACCAAATAGAAGTATTCCCTGGTATTGGTACAGACGCAGGTGAATTAAGCCTTGCACATCAAGGTATCCCAACAGGAGTTCTATCTATTCCTTCTAGATACGCCCACTCCTCAACAGAAGTGATCGATACGAGAGACCTTCTAGCAACAAAAGATTTATTAGTAGCGTTTATAAAAGAGATGAAGGCAACAGAACATTACAAGTTTACAATTTAA
- a CDS encoding TetR/AcrR family transcriptional regulator codes for MNDQNNLIEEIFENDDQLTEKQKKIIVAAIESFAEKGYASTSTSEIAKRAGVAEGTIFRHYKTKKDLLYSIVEPMIAKFIAPFVINDMKKVLDQDYEQFEDFLRAMFENRISFIRRNLLLFRILVQEIPFQPELQKMFKKHIASKIYTRFEDLVDHYKAKGQLVDLPASTIIRVTVSSIFGYLIARNLLFPEINWDDEVETEQTIRLIINGVSPRE; via the coding sequence ATGAACGACCAAAATAATTTAATAGAAGAAATATTTGAAAACGATGATCAATTAACGGAAAAACAAAAGAAAATTATCGTTGCGGCCATAGAATCCTTTGCAGAAAAGGGCTATGCTTCTACGTCGACAAGTGAAATTGCGAAAAGAGCTGGGGTAGCAGAAGGAACAATTTTTCGTCATTATAAAACGAAAAAAGACCTTCTATATTCGATAGTAGAACCGATGATTGCTAAGTTTATTGCTCCTTTTGTCATTAACGATATGAAAAAAGTACTTGATCAAGATTATGAACAATTTGAAGATTTTTTGAGGGCGATGTTTGAAAATAGAATTTCTTTTATTCGAAGGAATTTATTACTATTCCGTATTTTAGTACAAGAAATACCGTTTCAACCAGAATTACAAAAAATGTTCAAAAAACATATCGCGAGTAAAATATATACTCGATTTGAAGACTTAGTAGATCATTACAAAGCAAAAGGGCAGCTAGTCGACCTCCCAGCAAGTACAATTATAAGAGTAACGGTTTCTAGCATATTCGGGTATCTCATAGCTCGAAACTTACTTTTCCCTGAAATAAATTGGGATGACGAAGTAGAAACAGAGCAAACGATTCGACTTATTATAAATGGGGTGTCCCCAAGAGAATAA